From the Paraflavitalea soli genome, the window TCCGTATCCAGTTGGAAGTGCTCATACTGGTGGAACCAGACCCGTTTATTCTTTTGGTGGTGCCTCCTACATAGAAGAAGCTGCCTTTGGCGGCGCTGCCTGTGGTAAGATTGAATTTAAAAGTACGTTGGTTGCCCGTGGCCCATCCATTAACAGGGTAGCCAGAAGGGTTGGAAGCATTGGCATTGTTGGTAACAACCACCGAAAATGGCGTGGTAGCAAAGTTGATGTCCTTTGTGGCCATCATTTGAATGTATTCATAATTACCATCGCCGCCTGCCACATCACTCATAAAGCCGGTGATGATGACCGGCGGTATTTCTATTACAGAACTCAATACCACCACATCATTGTCCGTACGCAGGTGGAAGCGTGGGACCAGCGTTCCTTCCGGTCCGTTGGTATTGAAAGCAATGCCATAGAAATTGGCCAGTACAGGCGCCTGAAGGTTGGCAAAACTGGCATTGGCCGCTGTATGCAGCGTAATATTGCCAAAGCCATCATTAAGTAGCTTATCGCCCGAGAGTACATCACCCGCAGCGGGGAGGGGATCGAAACCACCTTTCACGATCACCGATAGAACGCTTTCATAGTCTGCCGGGTTAGCCAGCATAAAGCTGATAGGTACGCGTAATGCCAGGTAACTGTTGCCGGAGGATACTTTTTTGATGGCGTTGGCCGGCAGGTTGGTGATCTGCAGAATGCCATCCACTCTTTTGAGCAGGGCGCCTTCTACATTGGCCACCACCGAATCGCCGGGGTGATAGTTGGCAGCTTCAGCGCCAATGGGAATAGCAATGCCCCGCAGCAATCCCAGCCGGCGCATATCTTGTATGACCAGCAATCCGGCAGGCAGGTTTCCTCCCGAATGTTCAGATACGACCATCCCCGTGATGGACGTTGAGCCCAGCATATTTTCTTTGGTCAACGTAACATCCTGTCCTTTATAAATATTTCTCAGATCATAAATGCCTATAAAGCTGTTTATTGCTCCACCCGGGTAATTGTCTTTTTTACATCCCCACAGCGAAGCTAATGACAACAAAAAGAAAGAATATAGAATGATCTTTTTCATTGTACTGTTTTTGTAACTGCTACTGTTCTTAAACTGTATTTTGTTTTCCCAATCCTTATTTCCTACTCACGACTCGCTATTCGAGACTCACGGCTTCTGCCACCATACCTGCGTGGCTATGTGATCAGGCCCTTGTTCTGCCAGCGCCAGTTTATAATTCGTAGGATTCGTTGATTGCACATATACCGGGTAGGTCATCCTGGCCGGCATTACACCTCCGTTTCTTAAGCCTGGACCCTTCGGCAGGGTGGGATGACCCGTGCGGCGATATTCAAACCATTGCTGCATATCTGTGAGGAACAGCGCATAATATTTCTGCAGGTGGATCCGTTCCATTTTATCGTCCACACTGGCGGCATCGTCCCAGTCAATATCCGCTGCGGCCAGGAACTCCTGGATATTGTGAACGCCCGTACTTGTATCTGGCCAGTTGGGCAGCCAGAGTTTAATGCTCGCATCGGCGCCATTCTCATAGAACGTTTTTGGTGAACCGTTGATCCATCCTTTCAGGGCAGCTTCCGCATACATGAAATTCACTTCAGCGAAGTTCAGGATCATACCTGCCAATGGTTCCGTCATTAAAGAAGGACCCGCGCCGCTGTTATTGGTATTGGAATAAAAGGATGCTTTTTGGCCAGGGTCCTGTCCGGGCAGGTAACCACTGGGTACGCCTACATAAGCGCCCTGTGAAGGAGCGATACCCCACCGGTTGGTTTTAGTGGGTGTTCCCGTTCCGTAAACAGGGATATTGATGCGTGGATCATTCCACACTGCCAGGTGCTCAATGAAGAAACTACCCAGGCTGGGCGCCCTGAAATCCTGTTCCCTTACACTGAGGTAGGGCGACACAAAAGGACCCTGTCCCGTCCAACGTAAGATGGCTGATTCATCGTTCTTGGCGATCTTGGGATAAGTAGAGGCTTTGGTATCTACGATCTCTTTGATCTTGGCAATAACCATATCAGCTACTTCTGCCTTACCGGAAATGCGGAGCAGGAGCCGTAAGTAGAGCGTATTGCCAAACTTGCGCCATTTAGCAATATCCCCATTGTATACCGGATCACTGGCGGCTACAATAGCAGGCCCGCCATTTAACAACGTGTTGGCTTCCTCCAGCTTTTTAAAGATATCGAGGTATATATCCTTTTGTTTGTCAAAAGGCGGCTCAAACAGCAGCGAGTCTTTCGCAAGATTCGAGTGAAAATAAGGAACGTCGCCATAAGTATCCGTGATAAGGGAATATACCCAGGATTGAAGTATCAGTGAAATGCCCTGGTACGACTTGTTGAGTGTAGGCGTGTCTTTCGCTATTTTGTACAGATCCTTCAGGTTGGTCATTTCCAGGTACCAGCCATTGTAGAGATAGTCAGACCAGTTGGAACGGAAATCATACCTGAACACCGTGCCTTCTCCATCATTTCTGTTCACCGTTACCTGCATCAACTCATTGTTGAAGTTGCGGTTGCGCAGCATGTTATAACCCATGATCCCTACGAGTGCAGGCGCCAGCAATTGATGCGGTTGCGATTTGGGCGTATTGTTGGGATCAGTATTGATCTCCGTAAAATCTTTGGTGCAGGAGGCTAATGCCATACTGAACAGCACTATTGCCACTATAATTTTATTGATAGTCTTTTTCATTGTTTCAAGAATTAGAATCCAACAACAAGGTTAAATCCGAATGAACGGGTAGAAGGAAACTGCGCGATCTCAAACCCTTGTACGATGTCACTGCCGAGAAGCGTACCAAATTCGGGATCAAACATCGGCCAGTCAGACCAGATAAAAAGATTACGGCCATATACACCAAGCGTGGCGCGCTGTAAACCAAGTTTTCTGACAAGATTGGGTTTGAAGTTATAATCCAGCCTGGCTTCCCGGAATTTGATATAGTCTGTACGGAATGTATTTCCTTCCGCATTGTCTGTACCGAAGTGAGATCGGTAATACTCATCTATGTCCATTGCAACTACATCATTTTTCCGGTACTTGCTATCAGGACCCATTACCACACCATTGCCGATGATGCCGCTGTACCGGCCCGGCAGGGTCTTGGTGGTCTTACCTTGTTCCGCCAGTTTGTAGTTCATCAGTGAATGCCCTACCGCGCCGTATTGTGCATCGAACAATAAATTCAACCGGAATTGTTTATACGAGAACTCGTTGGTGAAACCAATTTTCCATTTGGGGATCGTATTGCCGAGATAGGTAACATCCTGCGAGATGAGCGCAACACCGCTTTGTGCATCATACACAACTTGTCCGTCCGGAGACCTTACATAACCTCTTCCGTACATATCCCCCATGCTGCCGCCTACTTTAGCTACGATCTGACCGCCGCCTACAGGACCATTTTGAAGCACGATAGAGCTATCGGGCAATTCTTTTACGATATTGGTGTTCGCCGAGAATACAATACCCGTAGTCCATTTGAAACCTTCCTTCGAGGTTATAGGTGTTCCGTTAAGTGCCAGTTCGATGCCTTTGTTGGCCACCTTGCCGATATTGATCACAGCATATTGGTTGCCGGAAGCGCGGTCCAGCTGGCGGTTCAGGATCTGGTCTTTGGTATAACCTGAATATACAGCGAGGTCAACACTCAAACGGTCCCTGAACATTTTCATAGCAACCCCTGCTTCATACGTGATCGTTCTGAGTGGTTTCAGGTTGGGGTTATTCAGTGCCCCCGGATTTTCCAGGCCGCCGCCATACAAACTGCCTGCCGAAGAATAATAGAAGGCCGTCCGGTAGGGGATCATTTGGGCACTGCCCACGTTAGAGGCTGAGAACCGCAGTTTGAGGAAGCTGATGTCCTTGGGTAATTTAAAGGCTTCAGAGGCTACAAAGCTCAGGTTGGCCGATGGATAAAAGAAACCCGTATTTTCTGTACGCTGAGGCGTGGCCAGCGCACTGTTCCAGTCCTGCCGGCCGGTAATGTCGAGGTACAGGAAGTCTTTATAACTGGTAGTGAGGATACCGTAAAAACTGTTGATGACCACCTTCGATTTGTAGGGCAGGGTGATCAAAGGACCGGCCGCATTGGCAAAAGTATAATTGCCTGGGTCGATGAGTGAATCAGCCCTGGTTTCATCACGTGTATAGGTATTCTTGAGCGTGCTGCCGCCTCCGGTGATGGAGAACTCGAAATCCTTCTGTATCCTTTTGGTGTATTTCAACAGGAAGTCAGCACTGGACTCCATCGAAAAGATATTCTGCGTGCGGTAGCTTCCATAGCGGTATTTTGAACCTGCATCAAAAGGACGTTCCTGTGCACGCTGGTCGTATCCAAAGTCCATGGATGTCCTCAACATCATGCTCAACTCTTTCGTGAAGTTATAGGTAGCCTGTACATTGCCCGTCACACCATGACGATTCGTGCTGTTGATGAATTCGTTGACGATCGCATAAGGATTTTCAGGAAAGCTGCTATAGGGGTAGAATATCTTTCTGCCTTCCTGGCCCTTTACCCAATAGTTCTTCAGCCAGTCAATATCTGCATTGGGCTGCCAGAAAATATACCAGTACATGATCGACTGGTTACCATATCCGGCTCCCGGCAGGTTATCACTCCATTTGTTGGTATAGTTGATCTTCGAACTTACCTGCAGCCTGTCATTCACTTTTGAATTGACTGATAACGATACCGTATTACGCTTATAACCCGTATTAGGTATGATCCACTTATTGGTCACATTGGTTACCGAAAAGCGGGCCGTGGTCTTATCCGTACCACCATCTACACTGATGGTATTGGTAATGGTATTACCTACATCAAAGAACTCACGGAGCTTGTTCTTATAAGGTACCCAGGGCGTAGCGATCGTATCCCGTCCCTGCAGCCCATTGTTATACTGGAAGAACTTTTGCCCGTCAAACCGGGGACCGTACGCAGAACTGGAAGAGGAATTGGCTGATCTGCCATAGTCATAATCTGCTTGTCCATCCAGTCCGATACCATATTCCCATTGCAGGTCGGGCCAGCGGTTCACCTGTTCCCAGGCAACATTGGAACTGAAAGTAATACCCAGGCCTTTCCTTTTATTGCTGCCCGATTTAGTGGTGATGACCACCGCGCCGTTGGCAGCGCGTTGGCCGTAGAGCGCCGCGGCGCCAGGTCCTTTTAGCACAGTCACTGATTCAATATCTTCCGGGTTGATATCATTGAGGCCGCTGCCATAATCGGCTGGCATATTATCACTGCCCGTGCCATAGGTTTCTTCACCTGCTATAGCGCTGCGCCGGCCACTGCCGTTGTTGATCACCACACCATCTACTACGATCAGCGCTTCATTGTCGCCCGTAAGGTTGTTCTCCCCACGCAGGATGATCTTATTGGTACCTGTAGGGCCGGCATTCGAACGTACCAGGTTCAATCCAGCTACCTTGCCCGATAGCGCATCTGTCCAGTTGCCGCTCATAGCATCCGTCAGTTGCTTCCCATCAACCGTAGTGGTAGCATAACCCAGGGCTCTTTCCGCACGTTTGATGCCGAGTGCCGTCACTACCACGTTCTGCATTTGCGTTTCGTCCTTGATCAGGTCTATCTTCAATAACTGTTGTTCCGAGGCGGCAAATTTCTTCTTGGAAGGCAGGTAGCCTACCGCTGATATGTCCACCGTTCCTTCCGCCAAAGGAAGCTTTTTACTAAAGGCCCCCTTTTCATCGGCTACTGCAATCGTTGTTCCTTGTCCGGCTTGTTTGATTATGACCGTGGCGCTGGGCACAGGATTATCTCCTTCTGTAATGATGCCCTGCAACACCATATTGGCTGTTTGTTGCCGGGGTGTTTCAGATTTCCTGATGATCCAGCTGCTACCGCTGGCCGTAGCTTTAAAATTTGCCGGTGCCAGCACTTTGTTCAATAAGTCTCCTACTGTGGGCGCCTCATAACTGCCAGCCGTTACCCTGAACGCTGCCAGTTCCTCATTGGCATAAGCCAGTTGTGCTTTGAATTGCTTGCCAAAATCTTCTACTACTTTGGCCAGGTTGCCCGCTCCATGCCGGAACCGGAGCTGACTGCTTTGCGCCTGTAGCAGACCTGCTGTAAGCAACAGGACCAAAAAGCTGAAAGGTGTTTTTAGTTTCACGTTTTCCATGTTTTTTTCATTACAGTATAGACAATAGGTTAGCTGTCTGTGCCAGGTGCGCCAGCAGCAGTGATGAACCAAATGGTTAATTCAATGATATGTTAGTGGATATTATAGCCTGTCAGTACATTCAAGACCTGTAAGTTTTCTTCCATGGATAAGGTCATGTTCCAGGTTAAACTTATTTTCATCGCCGGATTCGTATGTTCCTTCGATAGTGTTACTCCATAATACGATTCTATATAGTGGATCAATGTTTCCAATGATATATTGTACAGCCTTATTTCCTTACGAGCCCACCAGTCAGCTAGCCCGGGATCTACGCTTTCAACAGGGGCCGTTTTCCCCTTACGTGTTTGTACACGTTGCCCGGCAGTAAGGATATTGCTGCTGTTTGTATTAACCAGGGATACCCTCCCTTCCTTCACCGTCAATTGTATATCAGCCGAATCAAGGCGGCTGATCGTGAACTGGGTACCCAGTACCGTTACCTGCTGGTTATTCACCGCAATAGAAAAAGGATGCCGGGTATCTTTGGCAATACTAAAGAACACCATTCCTTTGGCAAGCTGCGTAGTACGCTTGTTCCTGAAATCAGGATATACCCGCACCACCGATCGGGGAGCCATCCACAATACAGAACCATCTTCCAGTTGTATTTGGCGGGCACTGTCATTTGCCACCAGCTCTTTCCAGGATTCCACCGGCATTTCCTGCTGGTTCCAGGGTAGCTTAATGAGCACCGCTACCAGTATGGCCGCAGCCGCGCTAAGCCCGATATAGAATAACTGCTTTTTCTTACGGCGGGTATTGTCCAATCGTTGATGGATCGTATGGAGCATGGCCGCTTTACGAGAAGCGTCCATGGCATCCGGTTGCTCCCATGCCTGCTGCCATTGCTCATCGTCTTTAGGTGTATGTTGCTGCCGTGATTTTCGGGGCATGAGAACGGGTTTGTATAATAGACGCTCGTGGAGAGAAACTGGTACTAGACCTTTTTTAAGAAAATAGCGGAGTTAACGATTTGGTCATATTGCGAGGGATAATGACCCATGCCGCTCTTGTTGCCTGGTCGGCAATTCCATTGTGGGGGCAAGCGCGATAGGCTTACAGGAAAAACAATTGTACCTGGCGTAATAACTTCACAATGCGTTGGCCGGCCGTATGCAATTGGTTCTTCACCGTTTGCTCACTCAGTTGTAACTCGGCGGCTATTTCTTTTACCGAGCGTTGTTCTTCAATTTTCATGGCGTAGATGCGGCGCATCTGACCGGGCAGTTTTTCCATGGCGCCGCGCCACATATAATATACCTGCTTGTATTGATATTGCTCATCAGGCTGAGGCGTTCCTTCCTCCTGCTCCGGCATATCGTCTGTAAGCGTATACTTCCTTCTCCGCGAAGCGCGGATATGATCACTGATACAATGCTGAACAATGGTATACAGGTAATTGCGGAAAGAAGAGTGGATAACAATAGACTGTCGTTTGTGCCACAGGCGTATGAATACCTCCTGCAATACATCATTCGCTTCTTCCGACCCATTCAGGCGCATCCGTATATACGTGTGCACCGGGCCGGCAAAGCGGTTGAAGATCTCATCAAAAGCAGTTTTGTCCCCCGCTCGCAACTGCAACAGTAATGACCCTTCATCGGGGGCTAATTCCTGATAGTTCATAATGGCGGCAAACTTAGTTACCAAATGTAACGATGTCGCAGCAGCTATTTTATCAAATGTTTAAGTTTTTATGCCGTTGCAGGTTTTTGCAGGACAAAACCTGACATTTGGCCCCTGGGCAAGCCTATTTCTATGTCAGAAAAAAATACTAATTTAAAGGACCCATAAATGCAAACGATTGCGTTCATGACTCCCCTCTATCCTCGCGAAAACGCTACCGGTAGCCAGTGATCATTTTATAACCATTAACAACTGAGTTTATGATGTGGGAAGACTTTTTAGCTTGCAGGAGAAAGAGAATGGAACAACAGCGTATTGACCAGCTTTCTCATCCGGCGCAGCAACAGCAGGAGCCCTATGATCAGGCCCTCCGCGCCAGCTTCATCAAAAATTTCCGCGAAAAGATGGAGCAGATCATTACCCCCGCCTTTGGTAAATGTGTACAATCACTCAACAGGTATGGCATCGTCGCGCAGCAGGTAGACAGGATGGAGCGCGAACACCCCAATGTATCGCTCGATATCCGCTACGATACCCAAAACTATTGCATGTTCCTCCTGGCCCCCATGGAGGCCGAAGGCAAAGTGGCCATGCGCACCTTAATTCACAAGGACAATGAATGGAATTATGAAGATGCTACCCGCGTAGAGGTAGATCAGCTCTCCGAATCCCTCATCAGGGAAAAGGTGCAGGAAGCCATCAATGCCCTGGATAATCAATAATAATCCCTTGATTTTAAATTATTGTAGAAAATGTCATCCTTTCAGGGTGACATTTTTCGTTTTTGACCATATATATCTGTAACCCTCCTGCAAAATGGATGACCACAAGATCATTGACCTGATCCGTTCCGGCGGCAACAATCTGTATGAGCTGAATAAAAAGGCAATCGGCCTAAATATCAAATTGCCCCCTGTTTTAATCATTTAGCCCCCTGTCATGTCCACCAGTATCCTTACTTTAGCGCCGCTAAGGCGAAAGCCTGCCAACGAAAACAGATTAAAAAACAATTAATGGGGAATTTCCCGGGGAGGGTAGTTAGGATATTATTGATCATATTGCTGCCGGTAGGTATAGTGCAGGCACAAACGGTGCCCGGAGTAAAGCACTCCACCATTGCCGATGGCTGGGCCAATAATTCCATCAATGTGGTGGTGTTTCGCAAAAACTCCCTGGTTACCCACGATGGCTGGCAGTACACCGCTTTCTACGACCAGGACCGCTATGTAGTACTGGGCAAAAGAAAACAGGGCGCCGCCCAATGGCAGTTGAAAAGAACACCCTACCAGGGCAATACCGCAGATGCCCACAATACCATCAGCCTCATGGTCGATGGAGATGGTTACCTCCACCTTTCCTGGGATCACCACAACAATGCCCTGCGTTATTGCAGAAGCAGTAGCCCGGGCTCCCTGGAGCTGACAGATAAAATGCCCATGACCGGCCAGTTGGAAGAGCGGGTGAGCTACCCCGAGTTCTATAAGTTACCCAATGGCAACCTGCTATTCCTGTACCGCAATGGCCAATCAGGCCAGGGCAACCTGGTCATCAATCAATATGACCGGCATACTAAAAAGTGGTCGTCCCTGCACAGCAACCTGATCGATGGAGAAGGACAGCGCAATGCCTATTGGCAGGCTTGTGTGGATACCAAAGGTACCCTGCACCTCTCCTGGGTATGGCGCGAAACACCTGATGTGGCCAGCAACCACGACTTGGCTTATGCCCGCTCAAAAGATGGTGGCCTTACCTGGGAAAAGAGTACCGGCGAAAAATACCTGTTGCCAATTACCGCCGCCACCGCTGAATATGCCTGCCGCATTCCCCAAAAAAGTGAATTGATCAACCAGACCTCCCTTTATGCCGACGGCAAAGGGATGCCCTATATAGCTACCTATTGGCGCGAAGCAGGCTCCGCTGTACCGCAATACCATGTGGTGTATGCCAATGGTAAGCAATGGCAGGTGCAGGACCTGGGCTTCCGTACTACCCCTTTCAGCCTCAGTGGAGGTGGTACCAAACGCATTCCCATTTCACGGCCGCAGGTCATGGTATGGCGTACAGGCAGGCGCATAACGGCCGCCCTGGTATTCCGCGATGCAGAGCGCAACGATAAAGTATCCGTGGCTATAAAGAATGATATCACCAAAGGAGCCTGGCAGGTGACAGACCTGACCACGGAGTCCGTAGGATCATGGGAACCCACTTACGATACCGAATGGTGGAAACAAAAAGGCATCCTGCAATTGTTTGTACAAAAAGTGGAGCAGGTGGATGGCGAAGGCAAAGCAAATATTCCACCCCAACCCATACAGGTATTGGAATGGAAACCATCACCTACATTTGACGATAACAAAAAACGATAAAAGCATATATGAAGCGTAACATTACCTGGTTAAGTTATTTATCCGTTACCCTGGTCATTACGGGCCTTTCCTGCAGTACTTCAAAGAAAGCCGGCATTTCAACCGACAAAGCCCTGGCACAATCCTTTGATAAAGAATTTGTAGATGCTGGTGCCCAGTATAAAATATTGGCGAAAGACCTGCCTGCTGATAAGTTTCCCAAAACATATTTCCCCACTACCGGTAAACACGAGTACAGCAATTCCGGTTGGTGGTGCAGCGGCTTTTACCCCGGCACCTTGTTCTATCTCTATGAGCAAACAAAAGACATTGCCTTATACAACGAAGCAGTAAGGATATTGGAACCCCTCAAAAAAGAACAATACAATAAAGGAACCCACGACCTGGGTTTTATGATGTTCTGCAGCTTCGGCAATGCCGAACGCATCCAATCCAAACCCGAATACAAAGAGATATTGATCAACAGCGCCAAATCACTCATCACCCGCTTTGATCCTAAAGTAGGTTGTATCAGGTCATGGGATTCTAAAAAGGCCGAGTTCATCGTCATCATCGACAATATGATGAACCTCGAATTGTTGTTCTGGGCTACACAGGTTACCGGCGATTCTATTTATTACAAGATAGCCGTTACCCACGCCAATACTACTATTAAGAACCATTTCCGTCCCGATTATAGTTCTTACCATGTCATCAATTACAATCCTGAAACAGGTACCGTGCAACAAAAAC encodes:
- a CDS encoding glycoside hydrolase family 88 protein, with amino-acid sequence MKRNITWLSYLSVTLVITGLSCSTSKKAGISTDKALAQSFDKEFVDAGAQYKILAKDLPADKFPKTYFPTTGKHEYSNSGWWCSGFYPGTLFYLYEQTKDIALYNEAVRILEPLKKEQYNKGTHDLGFMMFCSFGNAERIQSKPEYKEILINSAKSLITRFDPKVGCIRSWDSKKAEFIVIIDNMMNLELLFWATQVTGDSIYYKIAVTHANTTIKNHFRPDYSSYHVINYNPETGTVQQKRTAQGAADESAWARGQAWGLYGYTVMYRATKDKQYLDQANHIAHFILTHPNLPADKVPYWDFNAPGIPNALRDASAASIMASAFLELQQYVDDAKAKEYVSAAETMLRSLSSPAYKAAPGTNGGFIIEHGVGHLPAKSEVDVPLTYGDYYYVEAMKRYKELAK
- a CDS encoding BNR repeat-containing protein — translated: MGNFPGRVVRILLIILLPVGIVQAQTVPGVKHSTIADGWANNSINVVVFRKNSLVTHDGWQYTAFYDQDRYVVLGKRKQGAAQWQLKRTPYQGNTADAHNTISLMVDGDGYLHLSWDHHNNALRYCRSSSPGSLELTDKMPMTGQLEERVSYPEFYKLPNGNLLFLYRNGQSGQGNLVINQYDRHTKKWSSLHSNLIDGEGQRNAYWQACVDTKGTLHLSWVWRETPDVASNHDLAYARSKDGGLTWEKSTGEKYLLPITAATAEYACRIPQKSELINQTSLYADGKGMPYIATYWREAGSAVPQYHVVYANGKQWQVQDLGFRTTPFSLSGGGTKRIPISRPQVMVWRTGRRITAALVFRDAERNDKVSVAIKNDITKGAWQVTDLTTESVGSWEPTYDTEWWKQKGILQLFVQKVEQVDGEGKANIPPQPIQVLEWKPSPTFDDNKKR
- a CDS encoding FecR family protein, which translates into the protein MPRKSRQQHTPKDDEQWQQAWEQPDAMDASRKAAMLHTIHQRLDNTRRKKKQLFYIGLSAAAAILVAVLIKLPWNQQEMPVESWKELVANDSARQIQLEDGSVLWMAPRSVVRVYPDFRNKRTTQLAKGMVFFSIAKDTRHPFSIAVNNQQVTVLGTQFTISRLDSADIQLTVKEGRVSLVNTNSSNILTAGQRVQTRKGKTAPVESVDPGLADWWARKEIRLYNISLETLIHYIESYYGVTLSKEHTNPAMKISLTWNMTLSMEENLQVLNVLTGYNIH
- a CDS encoding DUF5689 domain-containing protein gives rise to the protein MKKIILYSFFLLSLASLWGCKKDNYPGGAINSFIGIYDLRNIYKGQDVTLTKENMLGSTSITGMVVSEHSGGNLPAGLLVIQDMRRLGLLRGIAIPIGAEAANYHPGDSVVANVEGALLKRVDGILQITNLPANAIKKVSSGNSYLALRVPISFMLANPADYESVLSVIVKGGFDPLPAAGDVLSGDKLLNDGFGNITLHTAANASFANLQAPVLANFYGIAFNTNGPEGTLVPRFHLRTDNDVVVLSSVIEIPPVIITGFMSDVAGGDGNYEYIQMMATKDINFATTPFSVVVTNNANASNPSGYPVNGWATGNQRTFKFNLTTGSAAKGSFFYVGGTTKRINGSGSTSMSTSNWIRTLDYVNNNGDGFGAKTGGLFANSGNASGLAVFEGTDLTGNSKPVDVIFVATGGSLYTAGPPAMGYRITNNDWYDVKNPITLQDQPFYRQGSNTLSLTYATADQGYFNLLGGEYNLSLGRWTKARTQTNYLLTKQSPVTEIEGEGATKLK
- a CDS encoding SusD/RagB family nutrient-binding outer membrane lipoprotein, whose amino-acid sequence is MKKTINKIIVAIVLFSMALASCTKDFTEINTDPNNTPKSQPHQLLAPALVGIMGYNMLRNRNFNNELMQVTVNRNDGEGTVFRYDFRSNWSDYLYNGWYLEMTNLKDLYKIAKDTPTLNKSYQGISLILQSWVYSLITDTYGDVPYFHSNLAKDSLLFEPPFDKQKDIYLDIFKKLEEANTLLNGGPAIVAASDPVYNGDIAKWRKFGNTLYLRLLLRISGKAEVADMVIAKIKEIVDTKASTYPKIAKNDESAILRWTGQGPFVSPYLSVREQDFRAPSLGSFFIEHLAVWNDPRINIPVYGTGTPTKTNRWGIAPSQGAYVGVPSGYLPGQDPGQKASFYSNTNNSGAGPSLMTEPLAGMILNFAEVNFMYAEAALKGWINGSPKTFYENGADASIKLWLPNWPDTSTGVHNIQEFLAAADIDWDDAASVDDKMERIHLQKYYALFLTDMQQWFEYRRTGHPTLPKGPGLRNGGVMPARMTYPVYVQSTNPTNYKLALAEQGPDHIATQVWWQKP
- a CDS encoding SusC/RagA family TonB-linked outer membrane protein; this translates as MENVKLKTPFSFLVLLLTAGLLQAQSSQLRFRHGAGNLAKVVEDFGKQFKAQLAYANEELAAFRVTAGSYEAPTVGDLLNKVLAPANFKATASGSSWIIRKSETPRQQTANMVLQGIITEGDNPVPSATVIIKQAGQGTTIAVADEKGAFSKKLPLAEGTVDISAVGYLPSKKKFAASEQQLLKIDLIKDETQMQNVVVTALGIKRAERALGYATTTVDGKQLTDAMSGNWTDALSGKVAGLNLVRSNAGPTGTNKIILRGENNLTGDNEALIVVDGVVINNGSGRRSAIAGEETYGTGSDNMPADYGSGLNDINPEDIESVTVLKGPGAAALYGQRAANGAVVITTKSGSNKRKGLGITFSSNVAWEQVNRWPDLQWEYGIGLDGQADYDYGRSANSSSSSAYGPRFDGQKFFQYNNGLQGRDTIATPWVPYKNKLREFFDVGNTITNTISVDGGTDKTTARFSVTNVTNKWIIPNTGYKRNTVSLSVNSKVNDRLQVSSKINYTNKWSDNLPGAGYGNQSIMYWYIFWQPNADIDWLKNYWVKGQEGRKIFYPYSSFPENPYAIVNEFINSTNRHGVTGNVQATYNFTKELSMMLRTSMDFGYDQRAQERPFDAGSKYRYGSYRTQNIFSMESSADFLLKYTKRIQKDFEFSITGGGSTLKNTYTRDETRADSLIDPGNYTFANAAGPLITLPYKSKVVINSFYGILTTSYKDFLYLDITGRQDWNSALATPQRTENTGFFYPSANLSFVASEAFKLPKDISFLKLRFSASNVGSAQMIPYRTAFYYSSAGSLYGGGLENPGALNNPNLKPLRTITYEAGVAMKMFRDRLSVDLAVYSGYTKDQILNRQLDRASGNQYAVINIGKVANKGIELALNGTPITSKEGFKWTTGIVFSANTNIVKELPDSSIVLQNGPVGGGQIVAKVGGSMGDMYGRGYVRSPDGQVVYDAQSGVALISQDVTYLGNTIPKWKIGFTNEFSYKQFRLNLLFDAQYGAVGHSLMNYKLAEQGKTTKTLPGRYSGIIGNGVVMGPDSKYRKNDVVAMDIDEYYRSHFGTDNAEGNTFRTDYIKFREARLDYNFKPNLVRKLGLQRATLGVYGRNLFIWSDWPMFDPEFGTLLGSDIVQGFEIAQFPSTRSFGFNLVVGF
- a CDS encoding RNA polymerase sigma factor; amino-acid sequence: MNYQELAPDEGSLLLQLRAGDKTAFDEIFNRFAGPVHTYIRMRLNGSEEANDVLQEVFIRLWHKRQSIVIHSSFRNYLYTIVQHCISDHIRASRRRKYTLTDDMPEQEEGTPQPDEQYQYKQVYYMWRGAMEKLPGQMRRIYAMKIEEQRSVKEIAAELQLSEQTVKNQLHTAGQRIVKLLRQVQLFFL